A genomic segment from bacterium encodes:
- a CDS encoding nitrilase-related carbon-nitrogen hydrolase yields the protein MKKIIIKIFLIIVSGIFLILAFPPFNKGIFAWIALVPFFFAIKNVSGRIAFYLGFLVGMVWFGGTLHWLYGVFGVASISLIAILSFFIGLFGAGHSFFIRRYNPILTIGITSILWIAIEFFRSECWTLKFSWMTLGYSQTQHLLLLQLVSILGVYGISFLIVIVNVVIYFTIENWRLKGKIITLWGIMGIGIFLILLYGKAVIPENIEGEYTVVGIQDESSCLDKYLKKTKTISNEKPNLVVWPEYALLENVLSEPEILDILLSLASEVNSYLILGCTDTARNPSEFYNTAIIISPKHKVVGKYYKMNPIQLFSDGLHGKTYSVFPTPLGKIGIEICYDMDYTYVSRNLVKHDAEILVIPTYDAKRWGRIQHLQHSAMTVFRAIENRRFVVRVASSGISQIIDPYGNVLNSLGVMEEGVVIGKVSPQRYLSFYTKFGWLFPFLCQIIISWLIITNIIAYLKTRNWLLHFPYKEER from the coding sequence ATGAAGAAAATAATTATTAAAATTTTTTTAATAATAGTTTCTGGTATTTTTTTAATTTTGGCTTTCCCGCCTTTTAATAAAGGAATATTTGCCTGGATAGCGTTAGTTCCATTTTTCTTTGCAATAAAAAATGTCAGCGGTAGAATAGCATTTTATTTGGGATTTTTAGTGGGAATGGTGTGGTTTGGAGGAACTCTTCATTGGTTATATGGAGTTTTTGGGGTTGCTTCAATAAGTTTAATTGCTATATTATCATTCTTCATTGGGCTTTTTGGAGCAGGACATTCCTTTTTTATACGAAGGTATAATCCTATTTTAACAATTGGTATAACATCTATTCTTTGGATCGCTATAGAGTTCTTTAGATCAGAATGTTGGACTCTAAAGTTTTCCTGGATGACTTTAGGGTATTCTCAAACTCAACATTTACTACTTCTTCAATTAGTAAGTATACTTGGAGTATATGGAATATCATTTCTCATTGTAATTGTTAATGTAGTTATTTACTTTACTATTGAAAATTGGAGATTGAAAGGAAAAATAATTACTTTATGGGGTATAATGGGAATAGGAATTTTTTTAATTTTACTTTATGGGAAAGCAGTAATCCCTGAGAATATCGAAGGAGAATATACTGTAGTTGGAATTCAAGATGAGTCTAGTTGCTTGGACAAATATTTAAAAAAAACAAAAACCATAAGTAATGAAAAACCAAATTTAGTAGTGTGGCCCGAGTATGCACTTTTAGAAAATGTTTTATCTGAACCTGAAATTTTGGATATACTTCTTTCTCTGGCATCAGAGGTTAATTCATATTTAATCCTTGGATGTACAGATACTGCTCGAAATCCTTCAGAATTTTACAATACAGCAATAATTATATCTCCTAAACATAAAGTGGTTGGAAAGTACTATAAGATGAATCCTATTCAGTTATTTAGTGATGGATTACATGGAAAGACTTATTCTGTTTTTCCTACTCCATTAGGGAAAATAGGAATAGAAATCTGTTATGATATGGACTATACTTATGTAAGCAGAAATTTAGTAAAGCATGATGCAGAAATTCTTGTTATTCCTACTTATGATGCAAAGAGATGGGGAAGAATACAACATTTACAACATTCAGCTATGACAGTATTTAGAGCAATAGAAAATAGAAGATTTGTAGTAAGAGTAGCAAGTTCTGGAATATCCCAGATTATTGATCCCTATGGAAATGTTCTTAATAGTCTTGGAGTTATGGAAGAAGGAGTAGTAATTGGCAAAGTCTCACCACAAAGATATTTATCTTTCTATACAAAATTTGGATGGTTATTTCCTTTTTTATGCCAGATTATTATAAGCTGGTTGATTATTACTAACATTATTGCTTACTTGAAGACAAGAAACTGGCTACTTCATTTTCCTTATAAAGAAGAAAGGTAA